The genomic segment CATAAATCTTGATGAAATGAAGAAACTTGAAAACTGAAGAACTGGAGAAAATTTAAGAACTCTTATTATCAGAGAGAGTAGTAGATAATTTTGGTGTGTGGATCACAAAGGGAATCCACTCCTTAAATAACCAAAAAACTAAAACAGTAGTTCCACCTTCTACCTATAAACACATGACACGTAATACCTAAAAGATAAGCGTAAAAACTTAATAATACACAACAATAATGCATGACTTTTAGTCGAGACACAGTTCACAAAGATCGTGACTTCCAGCTCACACATCCATTGTCTCATGCATTCAATAATGCAAATATGTCTTCACCCTCATATGGGTCCTGAGCATCTTGTAGATCATCTTGATCGGTCATCTGTGTATCATCTTCCattttttcctttccttttgAGGAGGTTGATTCTTGAGTGGATAGATTTGACTTTTCACCAAAAACTTCTGTGAACATAGAAGTAATGGTATCCTTGTCCAAATGTTGAAAAAGTTCTTTTAGCAATGTGGTTTGTGTTGGGGTGTCATGATTCAAATTCCTAATAGTTTCTCTGGCAACTCCCAGAGCTGTTACTCCCCGTCGATCATAAACTTTGCCTTCTGCAAAGAAGTCTTCTTTTCCCCACcattttataagaatttttCTAATTAATACAGTATAGGCAAATTTGATTTCAAACTTTTCTTTAGTCAGGTCTTGCAGTCCATATTCCCATCGAATAATCCAGGGAACATTATAATTAATGGCAAATTGAATCATGGCTGTTAAACCATCAAACTGGGTATTGGCATTTTGGAACTTAATCCATATGTTCTTAACATTTCGTGGAAGGATTGAGGGCATTACCCCCCATGAGAAGAAAAAAGTTTTGAACCATGTAGGTATGAATTGATGAATATCATCTAATTGAAATTTCATCCACCAAGAGtgttttctttgagaattctcatATAATACAATGGTATCCCAAGCCATAATataattatgataattaaacATATTAGGCATTGCCTGAAAAGTGTTTAATTGTCTGGCTTGGCTAAGAGGTAAACCCCAATTAGCCGATGGGATaatcttttttattatcattttaGAGAATGCATAATCGCGATTGCGATCCATATGTTGAATTTCAATTGAGCCAGTTTCTACTAAAATTGTTTCAAAGTAGTCTCTGATTTTTCTGCCCAATATGGGttgtaaatttttaattaaatagctTTGAGCTATATGAATAAGTGATAGACCTTTAAGGTCTTTATCAACAGGACAACAGTTAAGGCATCCTGAAATTAGATAGGGATATTTTAATTCTTCTTTTGATCCCTTTAAGGCAAATATgacattattataataatgtatTTCATATGCAGTAGGATCTTCTGCAAATTCTTTAAttggatcaaattttttttcttctgtgGTAGCCATATTAGGCTGATGAATAGTGGCACCTCTTTTAAAAGGTGGTTTATTCATTGGCTTCTTCCCGGTGGCTGGTCTTTTTAAGACTGTCTTCCAAGGCTGATCCCTGCAAGAATTCTCTAGTTAGAAAGTCTGGTAAAGAATTAGATTTTTCAGATATATgtttaatatcaaaatcaaaacaaGCTAATATGGCTTGCCATCTAGCAAATATTTGTTTCGATGCTATAACTTTAACATCTTTTAAAAGAATATCTTTGGCAGATTTGCAATCAACTCGtaataaaaatttcttatttaaaatatcactTTCAAATTTTGTAATACATCTAACAATtgaaagaatttctttctttattgtGGAATAATTCTTTTGTGTATTATTCCAAGTTCCAGAAGTATATCTGACAAGAATTTCTTTAGATATATTATCTATTTTTTGTTTAAGTATTCCTCCATATCCAATATCAGAGGCGTCTGTTTCAactattttaaatgcttcaggATTAGCAATAGATAAACAAGGGAGTTCTTTaactctttcttttattttttgtattgccAAAGTATGACTATTAGTCCATGGTTGAGGATTTTTCTTCAACctttgaaataataatttacaaTCTTGTGCGAGATCTTTATAAAAATCTCCTATATAATTAAGACTTCCAAGAAATCTCTGTAATTGATTTACATCAATGATTTTATCAGGAAATTTATCAGCAAAAACTATTGCTCTTTCAATAGGAATTATTATTCCATTTTCAATATAGTGTCCTAAAAATTTTATCTTAGTTTGAAATAGTTTTACCTTTTTCTGGTTTACTGCTAAACCAGCTTTTTTAGtaacttgaataaaaatattaagatgTTTAAAATGCTGATCAATATTATCAGAATAAATAAGGACATCATCTATATAGACtataatataatcaatatatgaattataaatttcattcattatattttgaaattccaTTAGAGcattttttaatccaaatgACATTACATTCCATTCGTAATGTCCAAATGGTACAGTAAAAGCTGTTTTATATTTGTCTTCTTCTTTTAGaagaatttgataaaatcctgattttaaatcgaaagaagaaaatatttttcctttaaataatctatttaataGATCTCTTTTATTTGGTAATGGATGTTTTATCCATTTTAATGCTTTATTAAGCGGTTAATAACAAGTCTAGGAGCTCCTTTTTCTATTTCAGCTGCATTTTCTACATATAAAGCTGGACAACTCCAAGGGCTATTACTTGATCTAATTAAATCCTTTTTAAGAAGACTATCTATTTCTTCTTTGCAATAATTTAAAAGTCTAGGTCTCATAGCAAAAGGCTTGCTTTTGTAGGAATTTTATTCTCATTAAAATCATCAGTATAAGGAAGACTAACTTGATGTTTTTTCCTATTCCAAAAGGCATTAGGAACATCTGCACATATCTCTTTAGATATGGTttctgaaataatttttattttttcttgaattttatcagaatttattttttctttaatatgTTTAAAAAGAACTCCATCTTTTAATGAAgtaacaaaattttctttattagTTACTATTTTTTGCAAAATATTGATAGATTTTGAAACTGGTATTGTTGTAAATGGAAAGAATAAATCATTTCCTTTGATGTTGGTATATAACCCTTTTTCATTAATGAGAAACAACATTTGGAAAAATGGAGTTCCTAAAATAACAGGAGtagatatatttttaataagaataaaagTTGTATTTAAACAAACTCCAGAATTACATATTGCTACATCAGACAATTTGTAATTAACTATGAGAGGTTGCTTATTAGCAGCTGTTATAAACTGAGTGGTCTTTTTATAACATTTAGAAGGAACTATTCCTTCACTGATGCAATTTACATCAGCTCCTGTATCTAATAATGCTTCAAtcgtaattttaaattttttattaataattaatgttaCCTTTGAGTACCATTTTTGAGAAATAATCTGATCGATTTTATTGATCCAAAtcatttgatttatttcattatcatTATCCTCTTTGGGtaaaaatttcttcttcttcttcatcagaaGTGGAATATTTTTCCCAAATATGATTAATATTAATACTAAGAGTATTTACtctttcttttaaatatttgatctCAGATTTTATCTGATCTATTTCTCCTTTTAATTCGGATATCGTAGGTTCTCTTTCTTTTTGTTTagctttttttaatattttattataagaaTATAATTCATATTCTTGTACCGTATTTTGTACAAGTTTAGTAGGCTTATGATTTGCCATATTTAAGTAATGTTCTATagcttttcttttttctataggatcttttatttgatctataagatctaaaatgaaattttctTCATTTGACATAACATTTATTTCTAAGCCCATAAAATTTATAAGACAAGTATCACAATCACAATGTGGTTCACAGATTTTATGTTCTGATATTTCAGAATCATTATCTGAACTACTATTAGAATATTCAGAGAATTCATTATcaataatattgatataaaaatctttttgttttaaattttcttctttATTAAGAAGAATATTTATCAATGATTCTTTTAAATCATTGTTTATATTAAGATTATTAATCTTTTTCTTGACATAACACTTATTAGCCTTATGTCCAATTTTTCCACATTTCCAGCATACTGGAACTTTAGTAGAATCattttttataagttttttaaatcttttctttgaatattttttagatttttctttatcttttaGATAATGTTTCTTCCTTTTAAAAGgaaatctttttcttttcttatctcTTTTAGGATATTGTATTGGTTGAAAGCCTATTTGCTCACAAAAGTCACCAATAATATTTcgattttcttctttttgcatATCAAGCTGCCTTTTTAACTTGATATCATTACAAAAAGTTATACCTTCTGCAGTTATTTCTGCAGATAAATCTCCATAAGTAAGAATACTCCAATCTATAGAGTTTTTTGGAGATTTAGATTTTTATCTATTTTTAACTCTTTCAGCAAAAAGAACTGGAAGTccagaaataaatttttcttccCAGAAATTTGCATTGCAATCATTTCTAGTTAAAACTTTTGTCATAAACacatctttataccatctaaattCAGATAGTGTTGGACATCTCAAATTCATTAATTGTTCTTGAGATCTATCTAATTGAAGTTCATTAGCTCCAATAAAATTAGATAGAATGGTATAAATCAGTGTATTAACTACATCAGACTCTTCTCTTCCATTAAGATCAATTATAGAAgagttaataattttattttttgcatctTTTGAGAGATAAAAATCCCACCAACCTTGAAGTTGGCTAGTAAAACCAGTAATAATGGCTTGAGCAATTTGCCTATCattattacattttatttttgcGGCAGAAGAGTATATTAACATTTGTTTAATAACAGTTTTAATCTGATATTCAGATTTACCATCTATATTCCATTCAGTAATGGCTTCACCATTAAACTGAACataatctttcttttcttcaatttgaaGATCAATAAGTGTTGCCTTTTTATAAAAAGGTTTtacaattgatattttatgcattttattaatCTGCATTTCTTCTTCAGAAGAACTTGAAAATTTTCAAGTTGTTCATTTTTGGTAATTACCGAAATAGAACCCTTTTctcttatatttattttttgtaatctGTCTATTAGACcttccataaaattttcatcttttttAGAACTTGAAAGAAATTTTTCTTGTTTAAGATTAGGAGGGGGTTTTATCATCAAAGTTTTTGAACTTTCTCCACAAGAAATTACTTGTTTAGATTTAGATAAAATCTCTTCTATTCTTGTAGTTTGATTTCTTAAAGAATGTAAAGTtaaattgataaaattattttgctGAATTATATGGTCAAAATTACCATTTCCTAATTCGGTTTTTATAGGAGCAGCAAATATTTCTTTGTTGCCCTTTTTAATTTGTAGAGTAGTAAATGGAGGATGAATCTCAAAAGATTCTTCTCCTGTTTCATGAGcatataatttatatgttgatTCAAGAGTATTTATAAAAGACTCATctttaaaatttggaaatattttatttctagctggaaaatataatttttccatccatttgaagaaatccaaatttaatctagtttcTTCAACCCATTCGGTATATCTACAAGAATATAGATTTTGTTTTTTTGAGTTTAAACAACTTAAAAaccattttttcttatttagatttttaatcTTTTCTAAACTTTGTTGAATAgaattgttattattaataaccataacattataacccatatCTGAAAAAGTAGGAGAATCTGATTTTCTGTTATTAACAGAATAACTTCTTTGAAATCGAGAAGTACTAGATTCAGGAAGATCAATCTTATATTCAGGTTGAGATATATTATCATTGGTCTTTTGAAGACCAGATAtactaattttttcaaaatcagatatagaAGAAGTAGAATTTCTACTTTCTTCTGGAAGTTTAATTCGTAAATGTCGTTGGGATGAGAATTTAATTTCAACATCACCATCTACATATTGAACTATACTTTCTACCTTTCTAGATTCTTCTTTAATAGTAGGAGCAATATTCTCCATTTTCCAGATTTCTGGTAAAGTAACTTGATTCCAATTTATTGTTTTGGGaatcataatattacttttattaataTCGATAATAAAGAGTGTAGTTTCACCTCTTTTAGAACTAATTTGATTAGTATTAATTCTAAAATTAGAGATTGTAGAATTCATTACTTTATAACATATCCTATATAatagaacaacattttctgttcCATCTATCATGTCGAAGCCTTCAGTCTTTATGTTTAAAGTGAGAGCTTTCATGATATTTGGATCAGAAAGAGAAATCGAAAAATTAGGAAAACAACTAAAATGTATTGGTCCTTCACATAATGAGGACTCTACTATTCCTAATAAGGAATCTTCGAATTTGTTATGCCTTTGATCTCTTACTAAAATTAATGCCGAAGTATTTAAACATAATCTGGTGAGTGGTTTTAAACCTACTTGAATCATACCCAAATGCATAAATCTATAAGATTTCATATGAATATTTATAAGATTTTGAAATAACAGACTAAAAGAATCGTAACCTCCTTTTAGAGGAATAGCTTCTTCAATAGTTTTTATAATATAGtaagatttaaaattaaatcctTTGGATCTATATATCTTCGTATTAGAAGATACTGGTAATTTCCAGTTAATGCAATAAGAAGATCatctgaaataaataattgttctGATGGAACCTTTTATTCTACCATACATAAACTGGTCGTAGATAGATGAACAAATTATAATTCTTTTGTAttctttatattttattttgattatcaAAACCATTTTTAAGAATCATTAAATCCTATAAACAATCGGTCATATCGTCCGAGTTCCAAAAAAAATTGTGAGCCGAGACGTCTGGGTTTCTGGGAGGCCCAATTTTATGCTTTGGATCTCCTGCTTGATGTATTaagaaattacattttaatataatttgatcttttaaattattgtttattatgcaaaagattttaaaatatgatttttaaatttttgattaTGTTAACATATGGTTTTACGTAAGAGTTTAAATCTAATAAAATAGTcatcaaataaatataataattaatatcttATGAGCCAAACTTTGAAAACACCtatgtgagcaccgatgaggtgtcacTCACCCATTGGATGcacaatttttctatatttcatcacatccaatagGTGATTGACACCTCAACGGTGTTCACATAAGTGTGCACGGTATGTGTGCagcatatcaaaactatatatatatatatatatatatatatattgtttcatatatatatgaaacaCAAAGAAACGCTTTTCGTAAAATTCAATTGTTTCATTAAAATTTACGTCACATGTATAACTAAGTAACAACATAATTTGATTTGAAGTGGGCACTATTGCAGCAATGCTAAATCCAAGATTTGATCACGAAGATAGAGTCGTCCAAACTCGTTGTCGATCAGTACACCTTCGTCGTCGTTTTCAAGATCGTCCATAAGAAAATGTTCTATTTCTTCTAATCTTCTCCGGACAGAATAATCGAGCTCTCCACCAGGCTGATTTTGTTGTTGCTGTGGAACACTACCGTGTTGCTGACCCGTGTATTGCAGAGCAGGTTGATTTTGCTGGTGCATTAATGGAAGATCCGGCTGTCGCAGCTGAAACTGCTGGTGCATTAATGGAAGATCCGGTTGTCGCAGCTGAAGATGGTGTTGCGCTGGAGCGTCGTGCTGCTGATCAAATTCAGTTCTCGAACGCTTGTGGGATGTCAGGTTGTCATTTTCAGAAGTCTCGTGTATGGTTTTACAAGAATCAGAAGCGGCGGCGGCCGGTTTTCTCTCACGAATCCGGCACAGAACGCATTCATCTAGCTGCAAAAGTGGCGAACAAACACGGCATAAAAAAACATGTCGGAATGGATCGGACTTGAGAAAATTGCGGGAAAAAGGACCGGCCATATTTACAAAAACATGTTGAGAGAGTTCTTACCCGCATGGATCCCGTCGGATGTCTCGGAGGCTGGTTAATAGTGTACTCGTGCATTATCCAGTTAGTCTTCTTTCCATTGGAGGCCTTCCCTTGGTAAAAAACCAAGGTCCTCTTCAATCCAATACATTCattattatcaaatatttttttaccaaTCGCCGTTGCCTTCCAAAATCCATCACCGGCGGCTCGGTTCGGTCGACTGCCATTCATATACTTCCGGTCTCTCGGGGTAAAAAAGTACATTAATCCATCATCCCCCCAACTTGTATTAGTATCTGCaacagataaaaatattttttgaaaacataaaattctTTATTAGTTAGTCAAAAAACATCAAAACACACATGCAAGCATATATAACAAAGTAAACCGCCCTCCTTAATTCTAACAAAATTTCTACAATCCACCCACTGATCACGATCATGCACACACCACACAATATATCACAAATCTATTTTATAATCTAATCCAATACAGACTGAAGAAAGAAGAAAGTACCGGCCAACTCCCACGGATTATACTTGTAAACATCTACGGTGCGGATATAGTCGCATGTGAGTGGCTGGTTATTGATCTTCTTGTTTAGAAGGAGCATGAGTTCTGTGTCTGTGGGATTGAAACGAAGCCCCACCGTGACCGGATTAATCATCGTCTGCTGCTGCATGTTGAAACTAAGTTTTTTATCTAGGCCAAGTTCGTGAGAGAAAGAAAAATCAATagaggaatatatatatatatatagagatataTAAAAAGCATTCTATTCGAATTTGGAGATAAATTAAAGATAAACATgatgtgatttgtttatatctTAAAGAATGTTTGATcggttttaaaaaattatttggtttacatttttttttcaaagtttGGCTCATaagatattattatatttacttGATGATTATTTTATTAGATTTAAACTCTTACGTAAAACCATATCTTAAAATCTACTGCATAatcgaaaatttaaaaatcatatcttaaaatCTTTTGCATaataaacaataatttaaaagatcaaaatatattaaaatgttatttcttAACACATCAAGCAGTAGATCCAAAGCATAAAATATAGCCTCCCAGAAACCCAGACGTCTTAgcccacaattttttttttttggaattcgGACGATATGATATATCGTTTATAGGATTTAATGATTCTTAAAAATGGtgataatcaaaataaaatataaagaaTAGAAAAGAATTATGATTTGTTCATCTATCTATGGCCAATTTATGTATTAGAATAAAAGGttctgtcacgccccgggacgggggttggttgacaccggcgttgctcttcagatttacattcgaaaacaacaagcctcagaagtacaaaattcagaaaccagtcttttattcataatacgaaataattcattgtctgatacaactcgaatcactaatgttttacagcggaaatgtaaaaccaaataTTACAGTatcttaacagatgcagcggaataaaCATAAACTAGAACTAATAAACAACTGTCtttttcaccagccccagaattgaatctgctcttcttcctCTAACTTTTCCTCCTCGCttttatctgagatgggtttagtgggtgagtgatatggttgtcactcagtaagcaggagcgggaataactcccagttttcgaaatcgttttcaacagaaacagtaatacaataatatacagaaaactcgtattttcataacagaaatcagaattcagaatttacaggtttcagaacataaatcagaattagtaagcactgggcacgttagtgaatttcatggctaaactgatatcaatcccctatatgttctctcctctaaggggtgaggccataatcagaatcagaattcagaaatgttcagaatatatattcctaccattagttcactagggagtttcagtgcttcaaaatcatatatcagaaatcaaacatacagaaactgaactttaaaacagaattatcaaacggatttcaagatatttatacataagcccacttacagtaatttgcttaaagaatttcggttgaagtctggaaatctgcttgcctcgctactggattttacagcttcgaaaatgcactctcttagctctaatttcaagtgataactcaagattttggtaaaccaattcagaggtttgagggtgatatttatagaaaattctgactgtttgcctcccaattaatggccataatctgacattaacatcatttattccatgttaaatgcttcagttacaagtcataggCTGAATCAGTAACTGACTGCTGGAGTctcgctcttctgctgctggattctatctgctggaaaaatactaTCTTCTAAATTATTAGCtgctgctggaattgttagcttctgctggaacATTTCTAGCTGGCTGCTGACACATTtctagctgctggaaattcaggttctcacatccctccctccttatgaaaAGTTTCGTTCTCGAAACTTGGTTGAACATGCTCctcaaagagataagggtattgatctcgcatcttttcttccaactcccaagtagcttctctttcggtgtggttggaccattgtactttgacatatggaatagttcgtctcctcagtacttggtctttgttatccacaattcgaattGGAATCTCTTCATATTTTAGCCCTTCATTTAAATTTCCCTCAACAAACAATGGTCCcgcttcaagaatatgactaggatcggaaatatatctcctcagctgcgaaacgtggaatacattgtgaatttttgacatgtcgggtggaagtgctaatctataagcaagtgttcccactttctcaagaatttcaaagggTCCGACGTATCTAGGATTCAatttcccagccttattgaatcggaaTACACCTTTCATgagtgacactttcacatacgctttttctccaacttcgaaTTCCACAGGTCTTCTTTTCAAGTCAGCCCAGCTTCTttgtcgatcttgtgcagccTTTAGTCGCTCTTTGATCATAGCAACTTtgtccactgtttcttggatcagtTCGGGTCCAACgatggctttttcccctacctcatctcaatacagtggtgatcgacactttcgtccatacagagcttcgtatggtgccattccaatactactgtggtaactattattgtaagcgaactcgattaagggcagatgttcgctccaattaccactgaagtctagcgcacatgctctcagcatatcttctagagtttgaattgtcctctctgtttggccatcagtctgaggatgataggccgtgctaagGGTAATTTtggtccccatagcttgttgaaagctcttccaaaaatgggatgtaaacctcggatctctgtctgacAGTATGAtagctggaactccatgaaatcgtacgatctcattcatgtacaaggtggctagcttgtccagattatagttcatgcggacaggtaagaaatgcgcagatttcgtgagtctatctacgattacccagatgtcgtcatgactttgtctagactttggtaacccgacaacaaagtccatggagatatgttcccattttcattctggaatttctagaggttgcag from the Primulina tabacum isolate GXHZ01 chromosome 16, ASM2559414v2, whole genome shotgun sequence genome contains:
- the LOC142529339 gene encoding uncharacterized protein LOC142529339 — translated: MAWKLSYIKSLERKLEKLKELNYCLELDKDELERRIEHLRSDVQRYAHYLHEAEERNKKTQEEFETSQETVAEFIELRDTLVEKIQILKDQNHQLVHQHNQYNEHTDAQIQELHDTVEVLSDQNAVLHGHIEHLQAVIANQDEPEEDPEEDEEVEEDPMDLGLGEEMDGRPVRNNRNPRYNNRNDEEAQQQPPQQPPTPPPPPPAQNGTKQHYEALRRVRVPNFDGSSDPEVGQNWMKEVENHLRLLEQQTMINPVTVGLRFNPTDTELMLLLNKKINNQPLTCDYIRTVDVYKYNPWELADTNTSWGDDGLMYFFTPRDRKYMNGSRPNRAAGDGFWKATAIGKKIFDNNECIGLKRTLVFYQGKASNGKKTNWIMHEYTINQPPRHPTGSMRLDECVLCRIRERKPAAAASDSCKTIHETSENDNLTSHKRSRTEFDQQHDAPAQHHLQLRQPDLPLMHQQFQLRQPDLPLMHQQNQPALQYTGQQHGSVPQQQQNQPGGELDYSVRRRLEEIEHFLMDDLENDDEGVLIDNEFGRLYLRDQILDLALLQ